Proteins encoded in a region of the Schaalia hyovaginalis genome:
- a CDS encoding fumarate hydratase, translating to MTEFFYEDLLPLGEDPTEYRLITTEGVETVEGPDGQTFLKVAPEALELLAKTAYHDISFYLRTAHLEQVAKILNDPEASANDKFVALDLLKNADVASAGVLPMCQDTGTAIIKGERGQRVLTAGPDERPLAKGVYEAYTELNLRYSQNAPITMYEEKNTGCNLPAQIELYADTHEGHETDYHFLFMAKGGGSANKSYLYQMTKAILDPEHMMQFLEEKIRSLGTAACPPYHLAIVIGGTSAEFALKTAKYASAHYLDEMPTRGSELAHGFRDTEMEEQVLELTRQMGIGAQFGGKYFCHDVRVIRLPRHGASLPVAIAVSCSADRQAKAKITPEGVFLEKLDTDPGRFLPATDPAELGEDTGAVRIDLDRPMKEVLAELTKYPVKTRLSLNGTMIVARDIAHAKIRERIEAGEPMPQYMLDHPVYYAGPAKTPEGMPSGSFGPTTAGRMDSYVDQFQALGGSMIMVAKGNRSQQVTDACAKHGGFYLGSIGGPAAELAANCIKKVELLEYPELGMEAVWKIEIEDFPAFIVVDDKGNDFFAGTQEVTLTLGKRAGL from the coding sequence GTGACCGAGTTCTTCTACGAAGACCTGCTGCCGCTGGGCGAAGACCCCACCGAATACCGACTCATCACCACCGAGGGCGTCGAGACCGTCGAAGGGCCCGACGGTCAGACCTTCCTCAAGGTCGCGCCCGAGGCCCTCGAGCTCCTGGCGAAGACCGCCTACCACGACATCTCCTTCTACCTGCGCACCGCGCACCTCGAACAGGTCGCGAAGATCCTCAACGATCCCGAGGCCTCGGCGAACGACAAGTTCGTGGCCCTCGACCTGCTCAAGAACGCCGACGTCGCCTCGGCCGGCGTCCTGCCCATGTGCCAGGACACGGGCACGGCGATCATCAAGGGCGAGCGCGGCCAGCGCGTCCTCACCGCCGGCCCCGATGAGCGCCCCCTCGCCAAGGGCGTGTACGAGGCCTACACGGAGCTCAACCTGCGGTACTCGCAGAACGCCCCGATCACGATGTACGAGGAGAAGAACACCGGCTGCAACCTCCCCGCGCAGATCGAGCTCTACGCGGACACCCACGAGGGCCACGAGACCGACTACCACTTCCTCTTCATGGCCAAGGGCGGCGGCTCGGCGAACAAGTCGTACCTCTATCAGATGACGAAGGCGATCCTCGACCCCGAGCACATGATGCAGTTCCTCGAGGAGAAGATCCGCTCCCTCGGGACCGCGGCCTGCCCGCCCTACCACCTCGCGATCGTCATCGGCGGCACCTCCGCCGAGTTCGCCCTCAAGACCGCGAAGTACGCCTCGGCGCACTACCTCGACGAGATGCCGACCCGCGGCTCCGAACTCGCCCACGGCTTCCGCGACACCGAGATGGAGGAGCAGGTCCTCGAGCTCACGCGTCAGATGGGGATCGGCGCCCAGTTCGGCGGCAAGTACTTCTGCCACGACGTGCGCGTCATCCGTCTCCCCCGCCACGGCGCCTCCCTGCCCGTCGCGATCGCCGTCTCCTGCTCGGCCGACCGCCAGGCGAAGGCGAAGATCACGCCCGAGGGCGTCTTCCTCGAGAAGCTCGACACCGATCCGGGCCGCTTCCTGCCGGCGACCGACCCTGCCGAGCTGGGCGAGGACACGGGCGCCGTACGCATCGACCTCGACCGTCCGATGAAGGAGGTCCTGGCCGAGCTGACGAAGTACCCGGTGAAGACCCGCCTGTCCCTCAACGGCACGATGATCGTCGCCCGTGATATCGCGCATGCGAAGATCCGCGAGCGCATCGAGGCCGGCGAGCCCATGCCGCAGTACATGCTCGACCACCCGGTCTACTACGCGGGCCCGGCCAAGACCCCCGAGGGCATGCCCTCGGGCTCCTTCGGCCCGACGACGGCCGGACGCATGGATTCCTACGTCGATCAGTTCCAGGCGCTCGGCGGTTCGATGATCATGGTCGCCAAAGGCAACCGGTCCCAGCAGGTGACGGACGCGTGCGCGAAGCACGGCGGCTTCTACCTCGGTTCGATCGGCGGCCCGGCCGCCGAGCTCGCGGCGAACTGCATCAAGAAGGTCGAGCTCCTCGAGTACCCCGAGCTCGGCATGGAGGCCGTGTGGAAGATCGAGATCGAGGACTTCCCGGCCTTCATCGTGGTCGATGACAAGGGCAACGACTTCTTCGCGGGCACCCAGGAGGTTACTCTCACGCTCGGCAAGCGCGCCGGATTGTGA